Proteins from a single region of Pseudodesulfovibrio portus:
- a CDS encoding phage regulatory CII family protein → MFEKNVTKVVQDCILDSGIQAKDVAAKIKKPYSTLMREINPFDVSAKLGAETLLEIMKVTHDIRPLKFMASEMGFSLNKGNA, encoded by the coding sequence ATGTTTGAAAAGAACGTGACCAAGGTGGTTCAGGACTGCATCCTCGACAGCGGCATCCAGGCAAAGGACGTGGCCGCAAAGATCAAGAAGCCGTATTCGACCCTGATGCGCGAAATCAATCCCTTCGACGTCAGCGCAAAGCTGGGCGCGGAAACCCTGCTGGAAATCATGAAGGTGACCCACGACATCCGCCCCCTGAAGTTCATGGCTTCCGAAATGGGCTTCTCCCTGAACAAGGGCAACGCCTAG
- a CDS encoding ATP-binding protein yields MLSDSDKKLARAHSLSRRAAIAQMGIIGVIVLCFTAAIIFFTGYLLKVRLTEEARSISHLAKTSLASAVWQVDHSSARDFIEAVLQNDDVVFAEVVTGREVMALKTRPRYAGKDFDYFRNNDAFLASTVEIRKYGDWIGSFNLVLATNSYFHDLTLYAGSILGMALLLIAAIFLTSTHFNRKNIFAPLKRLEESAITIADGDLNGHIDTSAPGELGNLARAIDDMRESVLMLIGDLRDANDKLKNQHDMLETKVTERTDELNRKNSSLNAAIKELQNAKREAEVANIAKSNFLASMSHEIRTPMNAILGMADILWETQLTEEQSKYVDVFRTAGENLLEILDDILDLSKIEAGHMELENRWFSLNECMDKTCSIIHPKADQRGLALSCNISPEIPDRLMGDSNRLKQILINLLGNAIKFTESGSIDLSIETMQNRDGRVALQFSVRDTGVGVPGDKLSAIFEAFTQADSSTTRQFGGTGLGLSISRELVQMMGGRIWAESTPGQGSVFHFTATFGISQTDESRLEPEKVPTREDDLPASNILMLEDSKYNAFVIQTYLSGTSCDLTIREDGREGLEVFKKGGWDLVLMDIQMPVMDGFETTRAMRAWEKETGSEPVTIIAMTAYALNEDALRCLEAGADYHLPKPVKKSALFEAIRMLAGKRTA; encoded by the coding sequence ATGCTATCCGATTCCGACAAGAAACTGGCCAGAGCCCACTCCCTCAGCCGCCGGGCGGCCATTGCGCAGATGGGTATTATCGGCGTCATCGTCTTGTGCTTCACCGCAGCCATCATTTTCTTCACGGGCTACCTGCTCAAGGTGCGCCTGACCGAGGAAGCCCGGTCCATCTCGCACCTTGCCAAGACCAGCCTGGCGTCCGCAGTCTGGCAGGTGGACCACTCCTCGGCCCGCGATTTCATCGAGGCGGTGCTTCAGAACGACGACGTGGTCTTCGCCGAGGTGGTCACGGGCCGCGAGGTCATGGCCCTCAAGACCCGGCCCCGCTATGCCGGGAAAGACTTCGACTATTTCCGCAACAACGACGCCTTCCTGGCCAGCACGGTGGAAATCCGCAAGTACGGCGATTGGATCGGCTCTTTCAACCTGGTCCTGGCGACCAACAGCTACTTCCACGACCTGACCCTGTATGCGGGCAGCATCCTCGGCATGGCGCTCCTGCTCATCGCGGCCATCTTCCTGACCTCCACACATTTCAACAGGAAAAACATCTTCGCACCGCTGAAGCGGCTGGAGGAATCCGCGATCACCATCGCCGACGGCGACCTGAACGGGCACATCGACACCTCCGCCCCCGGTGAACTGGGCAACCTGGCCAGGGCCATCGACGACATGCGCGAATCGGTGCTCATGCTCATCGGCGACCTCAGGGACGCCAACGACAAGCTGAAGAACCAGCACGACATGCTGGAGACCAAGGTCACCGAGAGGACGGACGAGCTCAACCGCAAGAACAGTTCGCTCAACGCCGCCATCAAGGAGCTCCAGAACGCCAAGCGCGAAGCCGAGGTGGCCAACATCGCCAAGTCGAACTTCCTGGCCAGCATGAGCCACGAAATCCGCACCCCCATGAACGCCATCCTCGGCATGGCCGACATCCTCTGGGAAACGCAACTGACCGAGGAGCAGTCCAAGTACGTGGACGTATTCCGTACCGCCGGCGAAAATCTCCTGGAAATCCTCGACGACATCCTGGACCTGTCCAAGATCGAGGCCGGGCACATGGAACTGGAAAACCGCTGGTTCTCCCTGAACGAATGCATGGACAAGACCTGCTCCATCATCCATCCCAAGGCAGACCAACGGGGACTCGCCCTCTCCTGCAACATTTCCCCGGAGATTCCGGACCGGCTGATGGGCGATTCCAACCGGCTCAAGCAGATCCTCATCAACCTGCTGGGCAACGCCATCAAGTTCACGGAATCGGGCTCCATCGACCTGTCCATCGAGACCATGCAGAACAGGGACGGGCGGGTCGCCCTGCAGTTCTCGGTCAGGGACACCGGAGTGGGCGTGCCCGGCGACAAGCTCTCCGCCATATTCGAGGCCTTCACCCAGGCCGACAGCTCCACCACCCGCCAATTCGGCGGCACGGGCCTGGGCCTGTCCATCAGCCGGGAACTGGTCCAGATGATGGGCGGCAGGATATGGGCCGAAAGCACGCCGGGACAGGGCAGCGTCTTCCACTTCACGGCCACGTTCGGCATCTCCCAGACCGACGAGTCCCGGCTGGAACCGGAAAAGGTCCCCACCCGGGAAGACGACCTGCCCGCCTCGAACATCCTCATGCTCGAAGACTCCAAATACAACGCCTTCGTCATCCAGACCTACCTGAGCGGGACGTCCTGCGACCTGACCATTCGCGAGGACGGGCGCGAGGGACTCGAGGTGTTCAAGAAAGGCGGCTGGGACCTGGTGCTCATGGACATCCAGATGCCCGTCATGGACGGCTTCGAAACCACCCGCGCCATGCGGGCATGGGAAAAGGAGACCGGGAGCGAACCGGTGACCATCATCGCCATGACCGCCTATGCCCTGAACGAGGACGCCCTGCGCTGCCTGGAGGCCGGAGCCGACTACCACCTGCCCAAGCCGGTAAAGAAAAGCGCGCTCTTCGAGGCCATCCGCATGCTGGCGGGCAAGCGAACGGCATAA
- a CDS encoding YqiA/YcfP family alpha/beta fold hydrolase, which produces MSDFSLIWCHGSLGRPWGTKSTALAEVAAELGLTMEAPDFRETEDPDKRVAKLVDLLEKAGRPAILAGSSMGGYVAAAAAAKFDVPGLFLLAPAFYFPGYAVHVFSDLPAAVTVVHGWVDDVVPVDNSIRFARTHRADLHVFDDGHRLQGSTHRLRTLFAGFLQGLITAS; this is translated from the coding sequence ATGTCCGACTTTTCGCTCATCTGGTGCCACGGCTCACTGGGCCGCCCCTGGGGGACCAAGAGCACCGCCCTGGCCGAGGTCGCCGCAGAACTGGGATTGACCATGGAAGCCCCCGACTTCCGCGAAACCGAAGACCCTGACAAGCGCGTGGCCAAGCTGGTCGACCTGCTTGAAAAGGCGGGCAGGCCAGCCATCCTCGCCGGATCGAGCATGGGGGGATACGTGGCCGCCGCCGCTGCCGCGAAATTCGACGTCCCGGGGCTCTTCCTGCTCGCCCCGGCCTTCTATTTTCCGGGTTACGCCGTCCACGTCTTTTCCGACCTCCCGGCCGCAGTGACCGTGGTCCACGGCTGGGTCGACGACGTGGTTCCAGTGGACAACTCCATCCGCTTCGCCCGGACCCACCGGGCCGACCTGCACGTCTTTGACGACGGCCACCGGCTCCAGGGGAGCACCCACCGGCTCCGCACCCTGTTCGCCGGATTCCTCCAGGGCCTGATCACGGCCTCTTGA
- a CDS encoding phage regulatory CII family protein, with protein sequence MFEKNLTKKMQDVVLEGRIPAKEVSRVIRKPYSTLLRELNPFDSHAKLGAETMFEIVKATHNITVLEFMASELGYTLMPREAVNAAKRQAVSEERGGEVTM encoded by the coding sequence ATGTTCGAGAAGAATCTGACCAAGAAAATGCAGGATGTCGTCCTCGAAGGACGCATCCCGGCCAAAGAGGTGTCCCGCGTCATCAGGAAGCCCTATTCCACGCTTCTGCGCGAGCTCAATCCGTTCGACTCGCACGCCAAGCTCGGGGCCGAGACCATGTTCGAAATCGTCAAGGCCACGCACAACATCACCGTACTGGAGTTCATGGCGAGCGAGCTGGGCTACACACTCATGCCAAGGGAAGCGGTGAACGCCGCCAAACGCCAGGCTGTCAGCGAGGAACGCGGCGGCGAAGTCACCATGTAA
- a CDS encoding class II fructose-bisphosphate aldolase, whose product MSQDTFNKALAVGRPPNVVQNFPNSRALIVSGKVIDRAMTAKGGAMTIAANGRNLFVIEGALKAAQKANAAIIIEIARSEATYCPTTLWNIARRVDYVCNKYNITIPVAVHADHYFIKSWDGLAEAKAEIPSVFASGVTSIAIDASHMTDDLNLLANLAVAPVIPSWAGYETEIGEIKGEFGLSSPVEAKFLVQGLNAHGLCPDWIALNNGTTHGIEASGEGIQVELTADIHKALKPYGTSGAQHGTSGNDSARLREIAAQTSTTKANVATALQMISWGVKVNDFGNAIMDGDHFAKVPGQGVNDALWEEMVAYADKNGIKGGNYKKLNLVFERRWQGQDEAARERMVQGVEDFVYDLLVNVFNAKDTAPIAYDLILAAGSYDLGLKVEQFEDPAQWTEEKIKARAAEIDTDKGPHGDFDD is encoded by the coding sequence ATGTCCCAAGATACATTCAACAAAGCACTCGCGGTGGGCCGTCCGCCGAACGTAGTCCAGAACTTCCCCAACTCCCGCGCGCTGATCGTCAGCGGCAAGGTCATCGACCGCGCCATGACGGCCAAGGGCGGAGCCATGACCATCGCCGCCAACGGACGCAACCTCTTCGTCATCGAAGGGGCGCTCAAGGCTGCCCAGAAGGCCAACGCGGCCATCATCATCGAGATCGCGCGCAGCGAGGCAACCTACTGCCCGACCACCCTGTGGAACATCGCCCGCCGGGTCGACTACGTCTGCAACAAGTACAACATCACCATCCCGGTGGCCGTGCACGCCGACCACTATTTCATCAAGTCCTGGGACGGCCTGGCCGAAGCCAAGGCCGAGATCCCCTCGGTGTTCGCCTCCGGCGTCACCTCCATCGCCATCGACGCCTCGCACATGACCGACGACCTCAACCTGCTGGCCAACCTGGCCGTGGCGCCCGTCATCCCCTCCTGGGCGGGGTACGAGACCGAAATCGGCGAGATCAAGGGCGAATTCGGCCTGTCCAGCCCGGTGGAGGCAAAATTCCTGGTCCAGGGCCTCAACGCCCACGGCCTGTGTCCCGACTGGATCGCCCTGAACAACGGCACCACCCACGGCATCGAAGCCTCGGGCGAAGGCATCCAGGTGGAGCTGACCGCAGACATCCACAAGGCGCTCAAGCCCTACGGCACCTCCGGCGCACAGCACGGCACCTCGGGCAACGACTCCGCCCGCCTGCGCGAGATCGCCGCACAGACCTCCACCACCAAGGCCAACGTGGCCACCGCCCTGCAGATGATCAGCTGGGGCGTCAAGGTCAACGACTTCGGCAACGCCATCATGGACGGCGACCACTTCGCCAAGGTCCCCGGCCAGGGCGTGAACGACGCCCTCTGGGAAGAGATGGTGGCCTACGCCGACAAGAACGGCATCAAGGGCGGCAACTACAAGAAGCTCAACCTCGTCTTCGAGCGTCGCTGGCAGGGCCAGGACGAGGCCGCGCGCGAGCGCATGGTCCAGGGCGTGGAAGATTTCGTCTACGACCTGCTGGTCAACGTGTTCAACGCCAAGGACACCGCGCCCATCGCCTATGACCTGATCCTTGCGGCCGGTTCCTACGACCTCGGCCTCAAGGTTGAACAATTCGAAGACCCGGCCCAGTGGACCGAGGAAAAGATCAAGGCCCGCGCCGCTGAAATCGACACGGACAAGGGACCCCATGGCGACTTTGACGACTAG
- a CDS encoding beta-phosphoglucomutase family hydrolase, whose product MTNITLKGVIFDLDGVITRTARVHAQAWETSFNEFLKHHAETTGTQFEPFDPRADYQQYVDGKPRFEGVLSFLKSRNIRLDPGTPEDAPGFETICAVGNRKNELFREVLEQEGPEVFQTSVDLIRELRDQGVRIGLATSSRNCSMVVELGGLQEYFDTQVDGLVSAELDLKGKPEPDIFITAAERLGLKPGECVVVEDAISGVQAGCAGNFGMTLGVARNVPGELLMRFGADRVVSDLGEITVDEINEWFESGMATDEWSLSYHGFEPGDEKLRETMTTVGNGYLGTRGAYECECSSYYFYPGTYISGVFNKTPSMVQGREIWNNDFVNCPNWLPVEYKIGAGDYTSPLSMEVLSYCHSLNMREGVMERHMVVKDKVGRITRVSSCRLASMSDPHLLALKFDFTPLNYTAKLTIRSSLDGNVKNDGVARYSSLNTQHLNRVSSGKAGDGVYLHVETSHSRYQILMASKSRVMEDGKEVVTRKEVVRDKAKVSEVMQVNARENHSYSIEKFVYVRTSLDRRPGNLQDLCLDGLKGVKTFKGVYGPHAKSWKGLWQKADIRVTGDRFVQRVLRLHIYHLLVTASPHNSNRDAGMPARGLSGEAYRGHIFWDEVYIQPFFDSNFPEISKALLMYRYNRLDAAREYARENGYTGAMFPWQTADDGSEETQEVHYNPEADNWGPDLSRRQRHVSIAVFVNAWRYVSWTEDKTFLRDHGAEMMLDIARFWGGIATFDETSGKYHIEGVMGPDEFHEALPGSDEPGIRDNAYTNIMVVWLLERSLEILEQLPPKSREQVVEKIGLTSEEIAKWQDMTTKLNVIMTEDGIISQFDGYMDLDELDWEGYRKRFYSIHRMDRILKAEGDSPDHYKVAKQADTLMTWYILEPEEVVRILTQLGHKVADPIKLLKANYDFYEQRTSHGSTLSKVVHAVISKYIYPSDVSWDWFMEAMASDIRDTQGGTTIEGIHTGVMAGTLEVVKQDFAGLNLSSEPMKVEPDLPAHWGEMHLSFIRSSIWYDLRIESDRVYMTAYHKGDKVVPVEIFGKQYDLKPGMTVEARR is encoded by the coding sequence GTGACGAACATCACTCTCAAAGGCGTCATTTTCGACCTGGATGGTGTCATCACCCGGACAGCCCGCGTGCACGCGCAGGCCTGGGAGACCTCTTTCAACGAGTTCCTCAAGCACCACGCGGAGACGACGGGCACCCAGTTCGAGCCCTTTGACCCACGGGCGGATTACCAGCAGTACGTCGACGGCAAGCCCCGATTCGAAGGCGTGCTGAGTTTTCTCAAGTCACGGAACATCCGCCTGGACCCGGGAACCCCGGAAGACGCGCCCGGCTTCGAGACCATCTGCGCCGTGGGCAACCGGAAAAACGAGCTGTTCCGGGAGGTCCTCGAGCAGGAAGGGCCGGAGGTCTTCCAGACGTCCGTGGACCTGATCAGGGAGCTCAGGGACCAGGGCGTCCGCATCGGCCTGGCGACTTCCAGCCGCAACTGCTCCATGGTGGTCGAACTGGGCGGGCTGCAGGAGTACTTCGACACCCAGGTGGACGGCCTGGTGTCCGCCGAACTGGACCTCAAGGGCAAGCCCGAGCCCGACATCTTCATCACTGCCGCCGAGCGGCTCGGCCTCAAGCCGGGCGAGTGCGTGGTGGTCGAGGACGCCATCTCCGGCGTCCAGGCCGGTTGCGCGGGCAACTTCGGCATGACGCTGGGCGTGGCCCGCAACGTGCCCGGCGAGCTGCTCATGCGTTTCGGCGCGGACCGGGTGGTCTCCGACCTCGGCGAGATCACCGTGGACGAGATCAACGAGTGGTTCGAGTCCGGCATGGCCACGGACGAATGGTCACTCTCCTACCACGGCTTCGAGCCTGGCGACGAGAAGCTGCGCGAGACCATGACCACCGTGGGCAACGGCTATCTCGGCACGCGGGGAGCCTACGAGTGTGAATGCTCCTCCTATTATTTCTATCCCGGCACCTACATCTCCGGCGTGTTCAACAAGACTCCCAGCATGGTGCAGGGCCGCGAAATCTGGAACAACGATTTCGTCAACTGCCCCAACTGGCTGCCCGTGGAATACAAGATCGGGGCCGGCGACTACACCAGCCCGCTGTCCATGGAAGTCCTGAGCTACTGCCACAGCCTGAACATGCGCGAGGGAGTCATGGAGCGGCACATGGTGGTCAAGGACAAGGTGGGACGCATCACCAGGGTCTCCTCCTGCCGCCTGGCTTCCATGTCCGACCCCCATCTCCTTGCGCTCAAGTTCGACTTCACGCCGCTCAACTACACGGCCAAGCTGACCATACGCTCCTCGCTGGACGGGAACGTCAAGAACGACGGGGTGGCCCGGTATTCGAGCCTCAACACCCAGCACCTGAACCGCGTCTCCAGCGGCAAGGCCGGTGACGGCGTGTACCTGCACGTGGAGACCTCCCATTCCCGCTACCAGATTCTCATGGCGTCCAAGTCCAGGGTCATGGAGGACGGCAAGGAGGTCGTCACCCGCAAGGAAGTGGTCCGCGACAAGGCCAAGGTCTCCGAGGTCATGCAGGTCAATGCCCGGGAGAACCACAGCTATTCCATCGAGAAGTTCGTCTACGTGCGGACCTCGCTCGATCGGCGGCCCGGCAATCTTCAGGACCTTTGCCTGGACGGCCTCAAGGGGGTCAAGACGTTCAAGGGCGTGTACGGCCCGCACGCCAAGAGCTGGAAGGGACTGTGGCAGAAGGCGGACATCCGCGTCACCGGAGACCGGTTCGTCCAGCGCGTGCTCCGGCTGCACATCTACCATCTGCTGGTCACGGCCAGCCCGCACAACTCCAACCGGGACGCCGGCATGCCTGCGCGCGGCCTGTCGGGCGAGGCCTATCGCGGCCATATTTTCTGGGACGAGGTCTATATCCAGCCGTTCTTCGACTCCAACTTCCCGGAGATATCCAAGGCGCTGCTCATGTACCGCTACAACCGGCTCGACGCGGCCCGCGAGTACGCCCGTGAGAACGGGTACACCGGGGCCATGTTCCCCTGGCAGACTGCGGACGACGGCAGCGAGGAGACCCAGGAGGTGCATTACAACCCCGAGGCCGACAACTGGGGGCCGGACCTGTCCCGCCGCCAGAGGCATGTCTCCATCGCCGTGTTCGTCAACGCCTGGAGATACGTGTCCTGGACCGAGGACAAGACGTTCCTGCGCGATCACGGCGCGGAAATGATGCTGGACATCGCCCGGTTCTGGGGCGGCATCGCCACCTTCGACGAGACGTCGGGCAAGTACCACATCGAAGGCGTCATGGGCCCGGACGAGTTCCACGAGGCCCTGCCCGGGTCGGACGAACCGGGCATCCGCGACAACGCCTACACCAACATCATGGTCGTCTGGCTGCTGGAAAGATCCCTGGAAATCCTGGAACAGCTGCCGCCCAAGTCGCGGGAGCAGGTGGTCGAAAAGATCGGACTCACCAGCGAGGAGATCGCAAAGTGGCAGGATATGACCACCAAGCTCAACGTGATCATGACCGAGGACGGCATCATCAGTCAGTTCGACGGGTACATGGACCTGGACGAGCTGGATTGGGAAGGCTACCGCAAGCGGTTCTACTCCATCCACCGCATGGACCGCATCCTCAAGGCCGAGGGCGACAGCCCGGACCACTACAAGGTGGCCAAGCAGGCCGACACGCTCATGACCTGGTACATCCTCGAACCCGAAGAGGTGGTCCGCATCCTGACCCAGCTCGGCCACAAGGTGGCTGATCCCATCAAGCTGCTCAAGGCCAACTACGACTTCTACGAGCAGCGTACCAGCCATGGCTCCACGCTCTCCAAGGTCGTGCACGCGGTCATTTCCAAGTATATCTACCCCAGCGACGTCTCCTGGGACTGGTTCATGGAGGCCATGGCCTCGGATATCCGGGACACCCAGGGCGGCACCACCATCGAGGGCATCCACACCGGCGTCATGGCCGGAACGCTCGAAGTGGTCAAGCAGGACTTTGCCGGGCTGAACCTGTCCTCGGAACCCATGAAGGTCGAACCCGACCTCCCGGCCCACTGGGGCGAGATGCACCTGTCCTTCATCCGCTCGTCCATCTGGTACGACCTGCGCATCGAATCCGACCGCGTCTACATGACCGCCTACCACAAGGGCGACAAGGTCGTGCCCGTGGAAATATTCGGCAAGCAGTACGATCTCAAGCCCGGCATGACGGTTGAAGCCCGCCGCTAG
- a CDS encoding trehalose 6-phosphate synthase, whose product MPAIERRELKTLKDFYTLMGETRQVRFASVADILAGGDGAGAADSLANALADLEAVPEADGRKALILSGDRTIGLDMDYEINELRKDLLFIRRGEAAFLEFLSDLHPGFTERVAAGRDLLAGLDINAFITDRDGTINNYCARYLTSIQSIYNAVFFSRFALNKATTPVILTSAPLEGLIEISVNPEGKIYYAASKGRECLDLEGRVRRLAISPEKQVAIDTLNVRLSELTSRPEFEKFTLIGSGLQFKFGQTTVARQDIGRSVDEAESGRFMTVLRELVAEIDPEAMNFRIEDTGLDVEIILTVETSNDGLKDFDKGDGVKFLNAELDIQMFRGPHLICGDTGSDVPMLEAALELAPDTRAIYVTQNEDLAKRVRGLSANVEIVPEPDMLVAILGTMQSCP is encoded by the coding sequence ATGCCGGCAATCGAACGCAGGGAACTGAAGACGCTCAAGGACTTCTACACGCTCATGGGCGAGACCCGGCAGGTGCGCTTCGCTTCGGTGGCCGACATCCTTGCCGGAGGCGACGGGGCCGGGGCAGCGGATTCCCTGGCAAACGCCCTGGCCGACCTTGAGGCCGTACCCGAGGCGGACGGGCGCAAGGCGCTCATCCTGTCCGGAGACAGGACCATCGGCCTGGACATGGACTACGAGATCAACGAGCTGCGCAAGGACCTGCTGTTCATACGGCGGGGCGAGGCGGCCTTCCTGGAATTCCTGTCCGACCTTCATCCCGGTTTTACCGAGCGGGTGGCGGCCGGGCGGGACCTGTTGGCCGGGCTGGACATCAACGCCTTCATCACCGACCGGGACGGGACCATCAACAACTACTGCGCCCGCTACCTGACCTCCATCCAGTCCATTTACAATGCCGTGTTCTTCTCGCGGTTCGCCCTGAACAAGGCGACCACTCCGGTCATCCTGACTTCGGCCCCGCTGGAGGGGCTCATCGAGATCAGCGTGAACCCGGAGGGGAAGATCTACTACGCCGCGTCCAAGGGACGGGAGTGCCTGGACCTGGAAGGCCGCGTCAGGCGGCTGGCGATCTCCCCGGAGAAGCAGGTGGCCATCGACACCCTCAACGTCCGGCTGTCGGAGCTGACCTCGCGGCCCGAATTTGAAAAGTTCACCCTCATCGGGTCCGGCCTGCAGTTCAAGTTCGGCCAGACCACCGTGGCCCGGCAGGATATCGGCCGGTCCGTTGACGAGGCGGAGTCGGGCCGGTTCATGACCGTGCTGCGGGAACTGGTGGCGGAAATCGACCCCGAGGCCATGAACTTCCGCATCGAGGACACCGGCCTGGACGTGGAGATCATTCTCACGGTGGAGACCTCGAACGACGGGCTCAAGGACTTCGACAAGGGGGACGGCGTGAAATTCCTCAACGCGGAACTGGATATCCAGATGTTCCGCGGGCCGCACCTGATATGCGGCGACACCGGGTCGGACGTGCCCATGCTCGAGGCCGCCCTGGAGCTGGCCCCGGACACGCGGGCCATATACGTCACGCAAAACGAGGACCTGGCCAAACGGGTCAGGGGGCTTTCGGCCAACGTGGAAATTGTCCCGGAACCCGACATGCTGGTGGCCATACTGGGCACGATGCAGTCCTGCCCATAG
- a CDS encoding DUF4139 domain-containing protein, which yields MTRPMLFPALVLASLLLLAPAVSSAGATGAFVAVYNSGRAQVRETRAVTLPAGPAVVVFTDVPATLDATSIRAVAPGMGVEGIEYSYRPITPRNLLDLYVGKELSVILPDPADANARILRKARLLSNAEGPVFSMGKEVYVGGYEAVLLPEMPKGFNEKPTLTLTTDNESEGRKSVALHYLMGGLNWQADYTMAVSADGATADLEAWATVTNASDYAFKGADVRLVAGDVQRAPASYKMARRGEPVLAMEAAMPDNAAGASEESFSEYHVYTLPTAVTLPPQGARQASLFSAAGVPVRQELVSRYHAGTGQRAGKIDQSVESALTFDNLAVNKLGRPLPAGTVRVYMPTTDGHHLLAGETRLGHVAEGDAVRLVLGRSFDVSVERRQTSFEKVGKSAYEIGWAVTVKNGKKVPADLKLADSFPGQWKVLSSDASYAVADAATIEFDLKGLPPSAGTDGLVINYTVRIEY from the coding sequence ATGACCCGCCCCATGCTTTTCCCCGCACTTGTTCTTGCTTCCCTCCTCCTGCTCGCTCCCGCTGTTTCATCCGCCGGGGCGACCGGCGCCTTCGTGGCCGTGTACAATTCCGGACGTGCACAGGTCCGTGAAACCCGCGCCGTCACCCTGCCCGCAGGGCCCGCCGTGGTGGTGTTCACCGATGTCCCGGCCACCCTGGACGCCACGTCCATCCGGGCGGTGGCCCCCGGCATGGGGGTCGAGGGCATCGAATACAGCTACCGTCCCATCACGCCCCGGAACCTGCTCGACCTCTACGTGGGCAAGGAGTTGAGCGTCATCCTGCCCGACCCGGCGGACGCCAACGCGCGCATCCTGCGCAAGGCCAGGCTTTTGTCCAACGCCGAGGGGCCGGTCTTTTCCATGGGCAAGGAAGTCTATGTGGGCGGGTACGAGGCCGTTCTCCTCCCGGAAATGCCCAAGGGCTTCAACGAGAAACCCACGCTGACCCTGACCACCGACAATGAGTCCGAGGGCCGCAAGAGCGTGGCCCTGCACTACCTCATGGGCGGCCTCAATTGGCAGGCCGACTATACCATGGCCGTGAGCGCCGACGGCGCCACCGCCGACCTGGAGGCCTGGGCCACGGTGACCAACGCCTCGGATTACGCCTTCAAGGGGGCGGACGTCCGTCTGGTGGCGGGCGACGTGCAGCGCGCTCCGGCCTCCTACAAGATGGCCCGGCGCGGCGAGCCCGTGCTGGCCATGGAGGCGGCCATGCCCGACAATGCTGCGGGAGCTTCCGAGGAGTCATTTTCCGAATACCACGTCTACACCCTGCCCACGGCCGTCACCCTGCCGCCCCAGGGCGCCCGCCAGGCCAGCCTGTTCTCGGCCGCCGGGGTTCCTGTGCGGCAGGAGTTGGTCAGCCGCTACCATGCTGGCACCGGCCAACGCGCCGGGAAGATCGACCAGTCCGTGGAATCCGCGCTGACCTTCGACAACCTCGCGGTCAACAAGCTCGGCCGTCCGCTGCCCGCCGGGACCGTCCGGGTATACATGCCCACCACTGACGGCCATCACCTCCTGGCAGGCGAGACGCGGCTGGGCCATGTGGCCGAGGGGGATGCGGTGCGCCTGGTCCTGGGCCGCTCCTTTGACGTGAGCGTGGAACGCAGGCAGACCTCCTTCGAGAAGGTGGGCAAGAGCGCCTACGAGATCGGCTGGGCCGTCACCGTGAAAAACGGCAAGAAGGTGCCCGCCGACCTCAAGCTCGCGGACTCCTTCCCCGGGCAGTGGAAAGTGCTTTCCTCCGACGCCAGTTACGCCGTGGCGGACGCCGCCACCATTGAATTCGATCTCAAGGGGTTGCCGCCGTCGGCTGGAACGGACGGTTTGGTCATCAACTACACGGTGCGGATAGAATACTGA